A window from Fibrobacter sp. encodes these proteins:
- a CDS encoding efflux RND transporter periplasmic adaptor subunit produces MTKENPEKPQFDPNAVIKALQNALQTTSSKIGQMSEMLDVVRIVGEAKTFKTASLALTGEIADRHHAERVSLGMVKHDYVVLAAISHTDHFEKKMQVVRDLENAMEEAYEQDANIAYPAQAEDSSIVTHVHEYYSKTHGAGNLLSVPVRRGDDTIAILTCERTSKPFGNDEATQIYLTASLVSARLEELHKKSGWFGKRLVHAIRSAFAKLLGHEHTWAKLIGILLLGFVLFATLVPIEYRVSSPAMLKTDHITYISAPFDGFIKSVNVKPGDIVYKGDELLRLDQKDLMLEEADLLAQEQDNKREIQKAQANKQLADLRIQQAKLAQTQARLKTVRYKLNRSVIRCESDSAVIIEGDLQKRIGAHVNQGSELFQMASIKDIYMEADVSELEVNNVQIGGEGLMGIKSHPDYVYRFRTTLMSPTATVKDQENTFAVRGEFVRYTPEWFRPGMTGIAKIFAGKRTLWWILSHQAIDYLRLKLWW; encoded by the coding sequence AACAACGAGTTCCAAGATTGGGCAGATGAGCGAGATGCTGGATGTCGTGAGGATTGTGGGAGAAGCAAAAACTTTCAAGACGGCTAGTCTCGCGCTTACTGGCGAAATTGCAGATCGGCACCATGCAGAACGAGTGAGCCTTGGCATGGTCAAGCACGACTACGTTGTACTTGCCGCAATAAGCCATACGGATCATTTTGAAAAAAAGATGCAGGTGGTCCGAGACCTTGAAAATGCCATGGAAGAGGCATACGAACAGGATGCAAACATCGCCTATCCAGCGCAGGCTGAAGATTCTTCCATAGTAACCCATGTTCACGAATATTACAGCAAGACCCATGGTGCGGGTAATTTGCTTTCTGTGCCTGTGCGTCGGGGTGACGATACCATTGCAATTCTTACATGTGAAAGAACGTCCAAACCTTTCGGAAATGATGAAGCAACGCAAATATATCTTACAGCCTCGCTTGTAAGTGCAAGGCTAGAAGAGCTTCACAAGAAAAGCGGATGGTTTGGCAAAAGGCTCGTTCATGCAATAAGGAGCGCGTTTGCAAAGTTGCTTGGACACGAACATACGTGGGCAAAACTTATCGGCATTCTTCTATTAGGATTCGTTTTGTTCGCTACGCTCGTCCCGATAGAATACAGGGTCAGTTCTCCGGCCATGCTAAAGACAGACCACATCACCTACATAAGCGCTCCGTTTGATGGATTCATAAAGAGCGTAAACGTAAAGCCAGGCGACATCGTCTATAAGGGCGATGAGCTATTGAGGCTCGACCAGAAGGATTTAATGCTGGAAGAAGCAGACCTGCTTGCACAGGAGCAGGATAACAAAAGGGAAATCCAGAAAGCCCAGGCGAACAAGCAACTTGCTGATTTGCGAATCCAACAGGCAAAACTCGCCCAGACTCAGGCCAGGCTCAAGACTGTACGCTACAAGTTAAACCGTTCTGTAATCCGTTGCGAATCGGACAGCGCCGTTATCATAGAAGGCGACCTGCAAAAAAGGATTGGCGCCCACGTAAATCAAGGCAGTGAACTTTTCCAGATGGCTTCAATTAAGGATATATACATGGAAGCCGATGTAAGCGAACTGGAAGTAAACAACGTTCAAATTGGCGGAGAAGGCCTGATGGGAATCAAGAGCCACCCGGACTACGTGTATAGATTTAGGACAACCCTCATGAGTCCGACAGCAACAGTAAAGGATCAGGAAAATACCTTTGCCGTACGTGGCGAGTTTGTTCGATATACACCGGAGTGGTTTCGCCCCGGCATGACCGGCATCGCGAAGATTTTCGCCGGAAAGCGAACTCTCTGGTGGATTCTTTCGCATCAGGCAATCGACTACCTGCGTCTAAAGCTCTGGTGGTAA